The following are encoded together in the Arthrobacter sp. Y-9 genome:
- a CDS encoding acyl carrier protein, with amino-acid sequence MPTIHDSFLTILTEKFGVPVEETANASSTMDDLGLDSLALVEMLLDVQKSFGATIETGIILPHHTIDQVVNLIAERAGASR; translated from the coding sequence ATGCCGACCATCCACGACTCCTTCCTGACCATCCTCACCGAGAAGTTCGGTGTGCCCGTCGAAGAGACCGCGAACGCCTCCTCGACGATGGATGACCTTGGACTGGATTCCCTAGCTCTCGTCGAGATGCTTCTCGATGTTCAGAAGAGTTTCGGTGCCACCATCGAAACCGGAATCATTCTTCCGCACCACACGATCGATCAGGTTGTGAATCTGATTGCCGAGCGCGCTGGTGCATCGCGATGA
- a CDS encoding beta-ketoacyl-[acyl-carrier-protein] synthase family protein, with protein MTSDRFDAAITGIGLVTPAGLTASTTWSTILSAARTEAHDRTIGDGSTVLPVAVVPDFDPRAEFGPAKAWRLARFVQLAILATREALNDSGLEPTRWDGFRVGLVMGNSLGGAEVYDRAAEAMSNDGPNGVSPLLIPSAMPNMLAGTLAIEFKVRGPAFTVATACASGTSAIGQGRDLLRQGRCDVVIVGGAESALTDINLAALNNMGALSKLGKPVESASRPFSADRAGFVPAEGAGVLILESAEAARSRGARVYAHVSGFGSSTDAQHVTAPDPSGDGIRRAILEAVEVDAGLGLSEVTHVNAHGTSTPLNDASEAAAIRDLFGSGVPVTSVKGVTGHTLAAAGAIEAAVTALTLSKRTIPPTANTERVDAAFSIDLVTGQSRELASGVAVTLSAGFGGHNVALALTP; from the coding sequence ATGACGAGTGATCGTTTCGACGCCGCCATTACTGGCATCGGTCTGGTCACCCCGGCCGGCCTCACGGCCTCGACGACGTGGAGCACTATTCTCTCCGCCGCGCGAACTGAAGCACACGATCGCACGATCGGTGACGGATCCACGGTCCTGCCGGTCGCCGTCGTTCCTGACTTCGATCCGCGGGCGGAGTTCGGACCGGCAAAAGCCTGGCGGTTGGCCCGGTTCGTTCAGCTTGCGATCCTCGCGACCCGTGAAGCCCTCAACGACAGTGGCCTTGAGCCGACACGCTGGGACGGTTTCCGCGTCGGGCTGGTGATGGGGAACTCGCTGGGCGGAGCGGAGGTCTACGACAGGGCTGCGGAAGCGATGTCGAACGACGGCCCAAACGGTGTGTCGCCGCTGTTGATCCCATCTGCCATGCCGAACATGCTGGCTGGCACGCTCGCAATCGAATTCAAGGTGCGCGGGCCCGCGTTCACGGTCGCGACGGCCTGCGCGTCCGGCACGTCGGCGATCGGCCAGGGCCGTGACCTTCTGCGACAAGGTCGGTGCGATGTCGTGATCGTTGGTGGCGCGGAGAGCGCCCTGACAGACATCAACCTCGCAGCTCTCAACAACATGGGAGCGCTCAGCAAGCTCGGGAAACCCGTGGAGTCTGCATCGCGACCGTTCTCGGCTGACCGCGCCGGTTTCGTGCCCGCTGAAGGTGCGGGAGTTCTGATCCTGGAATCGGCAGAGGCGGCGCGATCGCGTGGGGCCCGGGTTTACGCCCACGTTTCCGGGTTCGGCTCGAGCACGGATGCCCAGCATGTCACGGCCCCGGATCCGTCCGGCGACGGCATCCGGCGTGCCATCCTGGAAGCTGTTGAAGTGGACGCTGGCTTGGGCCTGAGCGAGGTGACCCATGTGAACGCGCATGGCACGTCGACTCCGCTCAATGACGCGTCGGAAGCGGCGGCGATCCGCGATCTGTTCGGCTCGGGCGTCCCGGTGACCTCTGTCAAGGGCGTCACCGGGCACACCCTGGCGGCGGCCGGTGCGATCGAAGCCGCGGTGACGGCGTTGACCCTCTCGAAGCGTACGATCCCGCCCACAGCAAACACCGAGCGCGTCGACGCCGCCTTCTCGATCGACCTCGTGACCGGTCAGAGCCGGGAACTTGCATCAGGCGTTGCGGTCACCTTGTCTGCCGGTTTCGGCGGGCATAACGTCGCCCTCGCTCTGACTCCGTGA
- a CDS encoding 3-hydroxyacyl-CoA dehydrogenase family protein: MTSMATAAIADRLVHGLRSRTIDVSRSTGLSLPTIAHTLFLGCGIPASVSLGTDAAGSFSGAFEQPLENIKRVGVLGAGTMGVGIAQAVAHAGISVAVYGRREGPRLAAVGEALRTAAGGRTAGIYVGSDLQVVSRSDVIIEAIAEDPAAKVEVLEDVWRMNPGPPPVFATTTSSLSITELQRRLGDRLVLVGAHFFNPASTNPLVELIQGNAPREALDRVAGLCRRLGKSPTVVPDTPGFVVNRVLIPYLNDFFGEISRGVDIRALDQHMRKLYRLPLGPSRLADLIGLDVVLAIQESLAERESDLSLRPAPLLKALVKNGILGRKSGHALASAPIGLN; the protein is encoded by the coding sequence ATGACTTCGATGGCCACCGCGGCCATAGCGGACCGGCTCGTCCATGGGCTGCGCTCGAGAACCATCGACGTTTCGCGCTCGACAGGGCTGTCTCTTCCAACCATCGCGCACACACTGTTCTTAGGTTGCGGAATCCCGGCATCAGTCAGCCTGGGAACTGATGCTGCCGGATCATTCTCCGGGGCCTTCGAGCAACCACTGGAGAACATCAAACGAGTAGGTGTCCTCGGGGCCGGCACGATGGGGGTCGGTATTGCTCAGGCGGTCGCGCACGCCGGCATCTCCGTGGCCGTGTACGGCCGCCGCGAAGGCCCCAGGTTGGCGGCCGTTGGAGAGGCACTGAGGACAGCCGCGGGTGGACGAACGGCTGGGATTTACGTTGGATCAGACCTTCAGGTTGTAAGCCGCAGCGATGTGATCATCGAAGCGATCGCTGAGGATCCTGCAGCCAAGGTCGAGGTCCTAGAAGACGTATGGCGGATGAACCCGGGCCCGCCCCCGGTCTTCGCCACGACGACATCGAGCCTGTCGATCACGGAACTCCAGCGTCGGCTCGGGGATCGCCTTGTCCTGGTTGGTGCGCACTTCTTCAATCCGGCCAGCACCAACCCACTCGTCGAGTTGATTCAAGGGAACGCGCCACGTGAGGCACTGGACCGTGTGGCCGGGCTGTGCCGACGGCTCGGGAAGTCGCCCACCGTGGTGCCCGACACTCCCGGGTTCGTGGTGAATCGAGTCCTGATTCCGTATCTGAATGATTTCTTCGGGGAGATTTCGCGCGGTGTTGATATCCGGGCCCTGGATCAGCACATGCGCAAGCTATATCGGTTACCGCTGGGTCCATCGCGGCTGGCCGACCTGATCGGGCTGGATGTGGTTCTGGCAATCCAGGAGTCTTTGGCCGAGCGCGAATCCGATCTTTCCCTGCGGCCGGCCCCTCTGCTGAAGGCGCTGGTGAAGAATGGAATTCTTGGACGTAAGAGTGGCCACGCGCTTGCGTCAGCGCCAATCGGTCTAAACTAG
- a CDS encoding beta-ketoacyl-ACP synthase 3, which yields METNEMLSMRMDTSDDWIRQRTGILQRHVATHETTRDLAAAAAERALEQLPSGRSIDQLILATTTPDRACPAMAPEVASRLGLGTIPAFDIAAVCSGFLYALAAARNAVCSGAADRVLIVAAETFTRLLDPNDRTTVPLFGDGAGAVIIEAGHAEDPGAIGEIVLRSDGALADLIRAEGAAVGSAPGSMDPYFHMQGQAVFLNAVVRMQEAAQIALTSAGWDVEEVDHFVGHQANARILAAVADRLDLPASRVRMNLRRVGNTAAASIPIALDEALRSNTITRGQRIALAAFGGGATWGAATLTAPDTTFTI from the coding sequence GTGGAGACCAATGAGATGCTCTCGATGCGGATGGACACCTCGGACGATTGGATTCGTCAACGCACGGGCATCCTCCAGCGGCACGTCGCCACGCACGAAACCACGAGGGACCTAGCCGCCGCCGCCGCAGAACGAGCGCTCGAACAGTTGCCGTCCGGGCGTTCCATCGACCAGCTGATCTTGGCTACCACGACACCCGACAGGGCCTGCCCGGCGATGGCCCCGGAGGTCGCGTCTCGGCTCGGGCTCGGTACGATCCCCGCATTTGACATCGCCGCAGTGTGCAGTGGGTTCTTATACGCGCTCGCCGCTGCCCGGAACGCCGTCTGCTCAGGCGCTGCCGACCGCGTCCTGATCGTGGCGGCGGAGACCTTCACCCGCCTCCTCGACCCCAATGACCGGACCACGGTGCCCTTGTTCGGAGATGGGGCAGGTGCAGTCATCATCGAGGCCGGCCATGCCGAGGATCCCGGGGCGATCGGAGAAATCGTCCTGCGCAGTGACGGCGCTCTGGCCGACTTGATCCGAGCCGAGGGCGCCGCAGTCGGGAGTGCCCCCGGGTCAATGGACCCTTACTTCCACATGCAAGGTCAGGCGGTCTTCCTCAATGCCGTGGTCCGCATGCAGGAGGCTGCTCAGATCGCCTTGACCAGTGCCGGCTGGGATGTCGAGGAGGTCGATCACTTCGTCGGGCACCAGGCAAACGCCCGGATTCTCGCAGCGGTGGCCGACCGACTCGATCTGCCCGCCAGTAGGGTCCGGATGAACCTCCGCCGCGTGGGCAACACGGCTGCGGCTTCCATCCCGATCGCCCTCGACGAGGCTCTGAGGAGCAACACGATCACTCGGGGACAACGGATCGCGCTCGCTGCCTTCGGAGGCGGAGCGACCTGGGGTGCAGCGACGCTCACCGCTCCGGATACCACCTTCACCATCTGA
- a CDS encoding MarR family winged helix-turn-helix transcriptional regulator, with protein sequence MPATNAKSTSDQPRLSAPRRGQTAFEEDLDSRLGTYLKLAEQTLMAEKARALRDFDLSVAQYATLMALYYVPEQSAAMLARTAAVTPQTMATVLSKLEAKRLVDRVHSEIHSKVLLVSLTPSGEALVLRADASARAVEQRLRDAFTESEVAVWKELLLRAASAVRDQDGE encoded by the coding sequence ATGCCTGCTACGAACGCGAAGAGCACTTCCGATCAACCGCGGCTGTCGGCTCCGCGACGCGGCCAGACCGCGTTCGAGGAGGACCTGGACTCCAGGCTCGGCACCTATCTGAAACTCGCAGAGCAGACACTCATGGCCGAGAAGGCACGGGCTCTCCGTGATTTTGATCTGAGTGTGGCGCAGTACGCGACCTTGATGGCGCTGTACTACGTTCCCGAACAGTCGGCGGCGATGCTGGCCCGTACGGCCGCTGTGACGCCTCAGACGATGGCCACAGTCCTGTCGAAGCTTGAGGCCAAGAGGCTCGTGGACCGTGTTCATTCAGAGATCCATTCCAAGGTCCTCCTGGTGTCGTTGACGCCGAGCGGCGAAGCGCTGGTGCTGAGAGCTGATGCCAGTGCCCGGGCTGTGGAACAGCGGCTGCGGGACGCATTCACCGAGAGCGAGGTGGCCGTCTGGAAGGAACTGCTTCTGCGCGCGGCGTCAGCGGTGCGCGATCAGGATGGCGAATAG
- a CDS encoding HAD-IB family hydrolase, translating to MDETLVNLKTMQSFLNHYFGSDAGIRPWDRFQQGLGTTPRADGNRRYYRLWKDESLADVEAAGRAWFARVRHQPDFYVEETLRRLEAHRRCGDLVFLISGSFHPCLAPLASALKVDGVYGTILQVSDGRLTGEVLVSRIGEGKRDAFTQAVSEHFIDPRRTWAYGDHPSDAPLLSSARRPYVVRPDATMRDMARQHGWPTLTFCNDLEER from the coding sequence GTGGATGAAACCCTCGTCAACCTGAAGACCATGCAGTCGTTCCTCAACCACTACTTCGGTTCAGACGCAGGCATCCGGCCCTGGGACCGCTTTCAGCAGGGTCTGGGAACGACTCCACGTGCTGACGGCAACCGAAGATACTACCGGCTCTGGAAGGACGAGTCCCTTGCGGACGTGGAAGCGGCCGGCCGCGCCTGGTTCGCGCGGGTGAGGCACCAGCCTGACTTCTACGTCGAGGAGACCCTTCGCCGTCTTGAGGCGCACCGAAGATGCGGGGACCTGGTCTTCCTCATTTCCGGGTCGTTCCACCCCTGCCTGGCCCCTCTGGCTTCTGCGCTCAAGGTCGACGGCGTGTATGGAACCATCTTGCAGGTCTCCGACGGGCGACTCACCGGTGAGGTCCTCGTCTCCAGAATCGGCGAGGGCAAGCGGGACGCCTTCACGCAGGCCGTCAGCGAGCACTTCATCGATCCTCGGCGCACCTGGGCGTACGGCGATCATCCTTCAGACGCCCCGCTGCTTTCCAGTGCGCGGAGACCGTACGTCGTTCGCCCCGACGCCACCATGCGTGACATGGCTCGGCAGCACGGCTGGCCGACCCTCACCTTCTGCAACGATCTGGAGGAGCGATGA